The Pseudomonas berkeleyensis genome includes a region encoding these proteins:
- a CDS encoding two-partner secretion domain-containing protein, producing the protein MNRAYALVWNPNNGAWSVANEHARRRGKGSSAVLVASLLLAGSTMAADLPTGGQVVSGSGNISQPNAQQMVIDQASNKLAIDWQSFDIGAGNKVTFNQPGRDSIALNRVVGSDGSKIMGQLDANGRVFLVNPNGVLFGNGASVNVGGLVASTLDLSVEDFDKGQYHFKGDGSPAAVVNQGSIRADGGAVALLGGTVSNQGVIVANRGSATLAAGNAMTLDFAGDGLLNVQVDEAAVDALVENHQLIKADGGQVVLTANAGDALLKTVVNNTGVIEARTLGEKDGKILLLGDFDGGVVNVAGTLDASAPDGGNGGFIDTSGAHVKIADDVKVTTLAPKGKTGEWLIDPYNVTISNAPSSGMGGFNGNANDSVLNVNTLTNALASTGVTVTTGVGGSQAGNITVDAAISWSANTVLALNAAGSIIINKDITATGNNAGLSMSYSGSYSLNKGARVTLSGSNASLSLAGTGYTLIHDIGALQNITSTGFYALGNDIDASATAGWNGGAGFNPLDGASTNFAGLGHSIDKLTINRGSESDVGLFRTVSGNVRDLTLSNARITGQMNVGGIAATLGGTLSNVHMTGSVSGSGAFVGGLAGTVNNGIIRYSSSAADVTGLTVVGGLAGSVQSIAMADSYATGSVTATVSNTSAFAGGLLGEVISSATLTNTYASGKVTGYTTTGGLIGGGYLPTITVNTSYWDINSTGQSSSLGGGTGLTSAVRNQSAYTGFDFTNMWVMFEGDTRPMLRNEYSTTIFTPHALQLMGLDLSANYRLGTDLSLASAMAASGGYYGEVWGASGLRPIGNNAQQFTGSFDGQDHSITGLAINRAATDYVGLFGYTSGATLANVKLVGGNATGRDNVGALVGYMQGGTLGNASASTTVSGTSTSEANTGGLVGTNDSGAIADASATGDVTGAGYQVGGLVGFNVNGGSITRSYATGNVTGTNTTANLGYVGGLVGANGYSGDGGSISQSYATGTVRASSGPVGGFVGHNEGSITDSYATGAVIGQGSASNIGGFAGVNFINGTISNSYSTGYVAGGTQLGGFVGYNNGTNGAISNAYWNTQTSGQSQATSGGLMNGITARTTAQLQGGLPSGFSSSIWGTGANLYPYFTWRYSTTPIAISGKAFSNGGSAALAGATLTAVSGGVAIGSGSSGADGYYYILSDASGLDANGAIAYLDGNADTGASFGDVIGTNGIQGLDVYSSAARLTTGQGSLSATRSRYLAARGSYADSDLAFLSSSDFSALTSSGYGLYLAASAANYSLDTNLGSGGLLNLDSGGTFGISGTRQLSAGGNLNVADRLTWGDNAGLTLSTSNGGNVLLGDGIDAANGSLTLSAAGTATSNGGVNLGVLNLTGGTWSQVAASLPSFSVTDFRLSPGATFVRALGGDGSVATPYRITDVYGLQGLASTSLAGSRFVLANDIDASSSTLWNNGSGFLSIGSLANPFTGRFDGQGHRISGLAINRPGSTYSGLFGYNTGYIGNLSLLGGSVAGGTYAGALVGYNASAGVVERVSSDLDVSGTGNVGALVGTNAGTLSESLATGGASGGLNGGGLAGSNASTGTIRDSYATGSAQGSATAGGLVGFNDGSLLRVYSTGTANSSVGAVGGLVGSNAGTVTGSFWNTSTSGLAQGVGAGNTTGVSGLTSAQLTSLAPFVAAGWDIDDAGGTGATWRLYEGHSAPLLRAFMTALSVSAGNVSKTYDGNATSSTGALVFPIGYDSTLVSGSAVYTASSANAGTYSAADLQLGGLYSSQFGYDIEMLAGTLTIDKASLTITADNASKTAGQAANLNGFSTSGLVAGDQVNSVNLTSSGTTANASAGAYAIVASDALGLGLGNYDITYVDGVLTVTGNLSPSVVDTRLATARQAASQTDDQPLRPLMMTTPKLFDAATYSPQLNLVDNGIRLPEGI; encoded by the coding sequence ATGAACCGTGCCTACGCCCTCGTCTGGAATCCGAACAACGGCGCCTGGAGCGTCGCCAACGAACATGCCCGCAGGCGCGGCAAGGGTTCGAGTGCAGTGCTGGTGGCAAGCCTGCTGCTGGCGGGTTCGACCATGGCCGCCGACCTGCCCACGGGCGGCCAGGTGGTGTCCGGCAGCGGTAACATCAGCCAGCCCAATGCCCAGCAAATGGTCATCGATCAGGCCAGCAACAAGTTGGCCATCGACTGGCAGAGCTTCGACATTGGCGCCGGCAACAAGGTGACCTTCAATCAGCCAGGCCGCGACTCCATTGCCCTCAACCGGGTAGTGGGCAGCGATGGCTCGAAGATCATGGGCCAACTCGATGCCAACGGTCGCGTCTTCCTGGTCAACCCAAATGGCGTGCTGTTCGGCAACGGAGCCAGTGTCAATGTCGGCGGACTGGTGGCGTCGACCCTTGATCTGTCGGTCGAGGACTTCGACAAGGGCCAGTACCACTTCAAGGGTGATGGTAGCCCGGCTGCGGTGGTCAACCAGGGCAGTATCCGCGCCGATGGCGGCGCCGTGGCGCTGCTCGGCGGTACTGTCAGCAACCAGGGCGTGATCGTCGCCAACCGCGGTTCGGCCACACTGGCGGCCGGTAATGCGATGACCCTGGACTTCGCCGGCGATGGCCTGCTCAACGTGCAGGTGGACGAAGCGGCAGTGGATGCCCTGGTGGAGAACCACCAGTTGATCAAGGCCGATGGCGGCCAAGTGGTGCTGACCGCTAATGCTGGCGATGCCCTGCTCAAGACGGTGGTCAACAACACTGGCGTGATCGAAGCCCGCACCCTGGGCGAGAAGGATGGCAAGATCCTGCTGCTCGGCGATTTCGACGGCGGCGTGGTGAACGTCGCCGGCACCCTCGATGCCAGCGCTCCGGACGGTGGAAATGGCGGTTTCATCGACACCAGCGGCGCCCACGTGAAAATCGCCGACGACGTCAAGGTCACCACCCTGGCGCCCAAGGGCAAAACCGGCGAGTGGTTGATCGATCCTTACAACGTCACCATTTCCAACGCCCCCAGCTCCGGTATGGGCGGCTTCAATGGCAACGCCAACGACAGCGTGCTCAATGTCAACACCCTCACCAATGCCCTGGCCAGCACCGGGGTGACGGTGACCACCGGTGTCGGCGGCAGCCAGGCCGGCAACATCACCGTGGATGCAGCCATCAGCTGGAGCGCCAACACCGTGCTGGCGCTCAACGCCGCCGGCAGCATCATCATCAACAAGGACATCACCGCCACCGGCAACAACGCGGGGCTGTCCATGTCCTACAGCGGCAGCTACAGCCTGAACAAGGGCGCCCGCGTGACCCTGTCCGGCAGCAATGCCAGCCTCAGCCTGGCGGGCACCGGCTACACCCTGATCCATGACATCGGCGCGTTGCAGAACATCACCAGCACGGGCTTCTACGCCCTGGGCAACGACATCGACGCCAGCGCCACCGCGGGCTGGAACGGTGGCGCCGGCTTCAACCCGCTGGATGGGGCGAGCACCAACTTCGCCGGCCTTGGCCACAGCATCGACAAGCTGACCATCAACCGCGGGTCGGAGAGCGACGTCGGGCTGTTCCGCACTGTGAGCGGCAACGTCCGTGACCTGACCCTGTCGAATGCCCGCATCACCGGCCAGATGAACGTCGGCGGTATCGCCGCCACCCTCGGCGGCACCCTCAGCAACGTCCACATGACCGGCAGCGTGTCCGGCTCCGGGGCCTTCGTCGGCGGCCTGGCCGGCACGGTCAACAACGGCATCATCCGCTACTCGTCCTCTGCCGCCGACGTGACCGGCCTGACCGTGGTGGGCGGGCTGGCGGGCAGCGTGCAGAGCATTGCCATGGCCGACTCCTATGCCACCGGCTCGGTCACCGCCACGGTCAGCAACACCAGTGCGTTTGCGGGCGGGCTGCTGGGCGAGGTGATCTCCAGCGCGACGCTGACCAACACCTACGCCAGCGGCAAGGTCACCGGCTACACCACCACGGGCGGCCTGATCGGTGGCGGCTACCTGCCCACCATCACCGTCAACACCAGCTACTGGGACATCAACAGCACCGGCCAGTCCAGCTCCCTGGGTGGCGGTACCGGCCTGACCAGCGCCGTGCGCAACCAGTCGGCCTACACCGGCTTCGACTTCACCAACATGTGGGTGATGTTCGAAGGCGATACCCGGCCGATGCTACGCAACGAATACTCCACGACCATCTTCACCCCCCACGCCCTGCAACTGATGGGGCTGGATTTGTCAGCCAACTACCGCCTGGGCACCGACCTGAGCCTGGCCAGCGCCATGGCTGCCAGCGGCGGCTACTACGGCGAGGTGTGGGGCGCCTCGGGCCTGCGCCCGATCGGCAACAACGCCCAGCAGTTCACCGGCAGCTTCGACGGGCAGGACCACAGCATCACCGGCCTGGCCATCAACCGCGCGGCCACCGACTATGTCGGCCTGTTCGGCTACACCTCCGGTGCGACCCTGGCCAACGTCAAGCTGGTGGGCGGCAACGCCACCGGCAGAGACAACGTCGGTGCCCTGGTGGGTTACATGCAGGGCGGCACCCTCGGCAACGCATCGGCCAGCACCACGGTCAGCGGCACCAGCACCAGCGAAGCCAACACCGGCGGGCTGGTGGGCACCAACGACAGCGGCGCCATCGCCGATGCCTCCGCCACCGGCGACGTCACCGGGGCCGGCTACCAGGTCGGTGGCCTGGTCGGCTTCAATGTCAACGGCGGCAGCATCACCCGCTCCTATGCCACCGGTAATGTCACCGGCACCAACACGACCGCCAACCTCGGCTATGTCGGTGGCCTGGTGGGCGCCAACGGCTACAGCGGCGATGGCGGCTCCATCAGCCAGTCCTACGCCACCGGCACGGTGAGGGCGTCGTCGGGGCCGGTCGGCGGCTTCGTCGGGCACAACGAAGGCAGCATCACCGACTCCTACGCCACCGGCGCGGTGATCGGCCAGGGCTCTGCGAGCAACATCGGCGGCTTCGCCGGGGTCAATTTCATCAACGGCACCATCAGCAACAGCTACTCCACCGGCTACGTCGCCGGCGGCACCCAGCTGGGTGGCTTCGTCGGCTACAACAACGGCACCAACGGCGCCATCAGCAACGCCTACTGGAACACCCAGACCAGTGGCCAGTCGCAGGCCACGTCCGGTGGCCTGATGAACGGCATCACCGCGCGTACCACCGCGCAGCTCCAGGGTGGGCTGCCGTCCGGCTTCTCCTCGTCCATCTGGGGCACCGGCGCCAACCTCTACCCCTACTTCACCTGGCGCTACAGCACCACGCCCATCGCCATCAGCGGCAAGGCCTTCAGCAATGGCGGCAGCGCCGCCCTGGCGGGCGCGACGCTGACCGCCGTATCCGGCGGCGTGGCCATCGGCAGCGGCAGCAGCGGGGCGGACGGCTACTACTACATCCTCAGCGACGCCAGCGGCCTGGATGCCAACGGCGCCATCGCCTACCTGGATGGCAACGCCGACACCGGCGCCAGCTTCGGCGACGTGATCGGCACCAACGGCATCCAGGGGCTGGACGTCTACAGCTCCGCCGCGCGCCTGACCACGGGGCAGGGCAGCCTCTCGGCGACCCGCAGCCGCTACCTGGCCGCGCGCGGCAGTTATGCAGACAGCGACCTCGCCTTCCTTTCGTCCAGCGACTTCTCAGCCCTCACCAGCAGCGGCTATGGCCTCTACCTGGCCGCCAGCGCCGCCAACTACAGCCTGGACACCAACCTCGGTTCCGGCGGCCTGCTCAACCTCGACAGCGGCGGTACCTTCGGCATCAGCGGCACGCGCCAGCTGTCGGCAGGCGGCAACCTCAACGTGGCCGACCGCCTGACCTGGGGCGACAACGCCGGGCTGACCCTCAGCACCAGCAATGGCGGCAACGTCCTGCTGGGGGATGGCATCGACGCCGCCAACGGCAGCCTGACCCTCTCTGCTGCCGGCACCGCAACCAGCAACGGTGGCGTCAACCTCGGCGTGCTGAATCTCACCGGCGGCACCTGGAGCCAGGTGGCGGCCAGCCTGCCCAGCTTCAGCGTCACCGACTTCCGCCTCAGCCCCGGTGCCACCTTCGTGCGCGCCCTGGGCGGTGACGGCAGCGTCGCCACGCCGTACCGCATCACCGATGTCTATGGCCTGCAGGGCCTGGCCTCCACCAGCCTGGCAGGCAGCCGCTTCGTTCTGGCAAACGATATCGACGCCTCCAGCAGCACGCTTTGGAACAACGGCAGCGGCTTCCTCTCTATCGGCAGCCTGGCCAACCCCTTCACTGGCCGGTTCGATGGGCAAGGGCATCGCATCAGCGGCCTGGCCATCAACCGCCCCGGCAGCACCTACAGCGGCCTGTTCGGCTACAACACCGGTTACATCGGCAACCTCAGCTTGCTGGGCGGCAGCGTGGCTGGCGGTACCTACGCCGGAGCCCTGGTGGGCTACAACGCTTCGGCGGGTGTGGTCGAGCGGGTCAGCAGCGATCTCGATGTCAGTGGCACGGGCAATGTCGGCGCCCTGGTCGGCACCAACGCCGGCACGCTCAGCGAGTCCCTGGCCACAGGCGGCGCCAGCGGCGGCCTCAATGGCGGCGGCCTGGCCGGCAGCAACGCCAGCACCGGCACCATCCGCGACAGCTACGCCACTGGCAGCGCCCAGGGCAGCGCCACGGCGGGTGGCCTGGTCGGGTTCAACGACGGCAGCCTGCTGCGTGTCTATTCCACGGGCACGGCCAACTCCAGCGTCGGCGCGGTCGGCGGCCTGGTGGGTAGCAATGCCGGCACCGTCACCGGCAGCTTCTGGAACACCTCCACCAGCGGCCTGGCACAGGGCGTCGGGGCAGGCAATACCACGGGCGTGTCGGGGCTGACCAGCGCCCAGCTCACCAGCCTGGCGCCCTTCGTGGCGGCTGGCTGGGACATCGACGACGCTGGCGGCACAGGCGCCACCTGGCGACTGTATGAGGGCCACAGCGCGCCGCTGTTGCGCGCCTTCATGACGGCCCTCAGCGTCAGCGCCGGCAATGTCAGCAAGACTTACGACGGCAACGCCACCAGCAGCACCGGCGCCCTGGTGTTCCCCATCGGCTACGATTCGACGCTGGTTTCCGGCAGCGCCGTGTACACCGCCAGCAGCGCCAATGCGGGCACTTACAGCGCAGCCGACCTACAACTTGGTGGCCTGTATTCCAGCCAGTTCGGCTACGACATCGAAATGCTCGCCGGCACCCTGACCATCGACAAGGCCAGCCTGACCATCACGGCCGACAACGCCAGCAAGACCGCCGGCCAGGCGGCGAATCTCAACGGCTTCAGCACTTCGGGCCTGGTGGCAGGCGACCAGGTCAACAGCGTCAACCTCACTAGCAGCGGTACCACGGCGAATGCCAGCGCCGGTGCCTACGCTATCGTCGCCAGTGACGCCCTGGGCCTCGGCCTGGGCAACTACGACATCACCTACGTGGACGGTGTACTGACGGTAACCGGCAACCTTTCACCCAGCGTCGTCGATACGCGCCTTGCGACTGCTCGGCAGGCGGCCAGCCAGACCGATGACCAGCCGCTCCGCCCCCTGATGATGACGACCCCAAAATTGTTCGATGCGGCGACTTACAGCCCTCAACTGAACCTCGTCGACAATGGCATCCGCCTCCCAGAAGGAATCTGA
- a CDS encoding ShlB/FhaC/HecB family hemolysin secretion/activation protein, which yields MLAGLAASLFTLSTLAATAPDAGQAQQGIDQAPLQLPDRQRLEINLPDAPDDPAAEAGPRLQVNGFVLDGNQAMSSAELLAQLDDLTGRELTVGQLQGAANRITRLYRERGYPLARAYLPAQEIEGGRVKIAVLEGRFGQVQLNDQAGLRGSALAPLATLQAGDAVQGKPLERSLLLLQDTPGIEVKSTLRPGTSTGTADLLVDVQSAPLISGSVDADNYGNRFVGEYRLGGTLNLNNPLGFGDRLTLRAMGSEEDQRYGRIAYQLPLGPWATQFGVAYSDMDYQLGKDFEDLDAHGNARITSVFALQPLVRSRDFSLYGQLQFDDKRLKDDIDLFDQKSDKRARVTIVSLTGNSRDMLLGGGVNSFALAWSQGSLNIDGAAAQRADDFTSGTAGQFHKLNPSLVRLQRLSERFSLYTQLQGQWADGNLDSSEKLYLGGAYGVRAYPQGEASGDQGWLANVELRYALNEAWQLSTFVDHGQVRLNKDTWADENNHRSLSGTGIGARWAANGWQISAVAAWRLGNADAESDVSRTPRVWAQVVRAF from the coding sequence ATGCTGGCGGGCCTCGCCGCCTCGCTGTTCACGCTCTCCACCCTGGCTGCCACCGCACCGGACGCCGGCCAGGCACAACAGGGTATCGACCAGGCGCCACTGCAGTTGCCCGACCGGCAACGCCTCGAGATCAATCTGCCCGATGCACCGGACGACCCCGCCGCCGAAGCCGGTCCGCGCCTGCAGGTGAATGGCTTCGTCCTCGACGGCAACCAGGCAATGTCCAGTGCGGAGCTGCTCGCACAACTCGACGACCTCACCGGGCGCGAGCTCACGGTCGGCCAGCTGCAAGGCGCCGCCAACCGCATCACGCGCCTCTATCGCGAGCGTGGCTACCCGCTGGCCCGCGCCTACCTACCGGCCCAGGAAATCGAGGGCGGGAGGGTGAAGATCGCCGTGCTCGAAGGTCGCTTCGGCCAGGTGCAGCTCAATGATCAGGCCGGCCTGCGCGGTAGCGCCCTCGCTCCGCTGGCCACCCTGCAGGCGGGTGACGCGGTGCAGGGCAAGCCGCTGGAACGCAGCCTGCTGCTGCTCCAGGACACGCCTGGCATCGAGGTGAAATCGACCCTGCGCCCCGGCACCAGCACCGGCACCGCCGACCTGCTGGTGGATGTGCAAAGCGCCCCACTGATCTCCGGCTCGGTGGACGCCGACAACTACGGCAACCGCTTCGTCGGCGAGTACCGCCTGGGCGGCACGCTCAACCTGAACAACCCACTGGGCTTCGGCGACCGCCTGACTCTGCGCGCCATGGGCTCCGAGGAAGACCAGCGTTATGGCCGCATCGCCTATCAGTTGCCGCTCGGCCCCTGGGCGACCCAGTTCGGCGTCGCCTATTCGGACATGGACTACCAGTTGGGCAAGGACTTCGAGGATCTCGACGCACATGGCAATGCGCGCATCACCAGCGTCTTCGCCCTCCAGCCGCTGGTGCGCTCGCGGGATTTCAGCCTCTACGGTCAGCTGCAGTTCGACGACAAGCGGCTCAAGGATGACATCGACCTGTTCGACCAGAAGAGCGACAAGCGTGCTCGCGTGACCATTGTGTCGCTCACTGGCAACAGCCGCGACATGCTGCTCGGCGGTGGCGTCAACAGCTTCGCCCTGGCCTGGAGCCAGGGCAGCCTGAATATCGACGGCGCGGCGGCCCAGCGCGCCGATGACTTCACGTCCGGTACCGCAGGCCAGTTCCACAAGCTCAACCCCAGCCTGGTTCGCCTGCAGCGTCTGAGCGAGCGTTTCAGCCTCTACACCCAGCTTCAGGGCCAGTGGGCCGACGGCAATCTGGACAGCTCCGAGAAGCTCTACCTCGGCGGTGCCTATGGCGTACGCGCCTACCCGCAAGGCGAAGCCTCGGGCGACCAGGGCTGGCTGGCCAACGTCGAACTACGCTATGCCCTGAACGAAGCCTGGCAGCTGTCCACCTTCGTCGACCATGGCCAGGTTCGCCTTAACAAGGACACCTGGGCCGATGAGAATAACCATCGTAGCCTCTCCGGCACGGGTATCGGCGCTCGCTGGGCCGCCAATGGCTGGCAGATCAGCGCCGTCGCCGCCTGGCGCCTCGGCAATGCCGATGCCGAAAGCGACGTATCGCGTACCCCGCGCGTCTGGGCACAGGTGGTTCGGGCCTTCTAA
- a CDS encoding sensor domain-containing diguanylate cyclase, producing METLYFSPLLLGINLMLGCAIASTALWYFARPYCGPGVWMSGAWTLNLGIWLFIGYMASASPWLNIAGNSLQLAGEALLMVGVFRFLGLPPPWWTVPASAGAMSLVMSWHWFVAPINTEFVVTFYALIGGLLPIQACRALWVAREEPELSGVRRFVALAFAGFALITLLRALLGLIDGLQGIEHVDVTRSVPYLLPYNFGIPLWVIGLVGLALMTMRRILADSRRHAEQAEDSAERFERLMRITQAGVVVLERGRIVDANPMLETLFARSREHLLGAELHSLFAPAEQIRVEELLGRADGQPHDLEALRDAVPFAAEISIAQLREDGRQVAEIRDVSRRKALEQQLLHLATTDPLTEALNRRAFEERASQALQRSQRQNLPLCLAMLDLDHFKQVNDRHGHITGDAVLREFSLLCRQRARATDLFARVGGEEFILLLPDSDLEAAAQGLERLRTNLAERNLQGLRISVSIGLAEWRPGETLEQLQQRADTALYAAKVAGRDRLMRAT from the coding sequence ATGGAAACGCTCTACTTCTCCCCACTGTTGCTGGGCATCAACCTGATGCTCGGCTGTGCTATTGCCAGCACCGCCCTGTGGTACTTCGCTCGCCCCTATTGCGGCCCTGGCGTGTGGATGAGCGGCGCCTGGACGCTCAACCTCGGCATCTGGCTGTTCATCGGCTACATGGCCAGCGCCAGCCCATGGTTGAACATCGCAGGCAACAGCCTGCAACTGGCCGGCGAAGCCTTGCTGATGGTCGGCGTGTTCCGTTTCCTGGGGCTGCCGCCGCCGTGGTGGACGGTACCAGCCAGTGCCGGTGCGATGAGCCTGGTGATGAGCTGGCACTGGTTCGTGGCGCCGATCAACACTGAATTCGTCGTCACCTTCTATGCGCTGATCGGCGGTCTGCTACCGATCCAGGCCTGCCGCGCCCTGTGGGTCGCCCGCGAGGAACCGGAGCTGAGTGGCGTACGCCGTTTCGTCGCCCTGGCCTTCGCCGGTTTCGCCCTGATTACCCTGCTGCGCGCCCTGCTCGGCCTGATCGATGGCCTGCAGGGCATCGAACACGTCGACGTGACCCGTTCGGTGCCCTACCTGCTGCCCTACAACTTCGGCATCCCGCTGTGGGTGATCGGCCTGGTCGGTCTGGCGCTGATGACCATGCGCCGCATCCTCGCCGACAGCCGCCGCCACGCCGAGCAGGCAGAGGACAGCGCCGAGCGTTTCGAACGGCTGATGCGTATCACCCAGGCCGGCGTGGTGGTGCTGGAGCGCGGCCGCATCGTCGACGCCAATCCGATGCTGGAGACGCTGTTCGCCCGCTCTCGCGAGCATCTGCTGGGCGCGGAGTTGCACAGCCTGTTCGCCCCCGCCGAGCAGATACGCGTCGAAGAGCTGCTGGGCCGTGCCGACGGCCAGCCGCATGACCTTGAAGCCCTGCGCGACGCCGTGCCCTTCGCAGCCGAAATCAGCATCGCCCAGTTGCGCGAGGATGGCCGACAGGTCGCCGAGATCCGTGATGTCAGCCGGCGCAAGGCACTCGAACAACAGCTGCTGCACCTGGCCACCACCGACCCACTGACCGAGGCATTGAATCGCCGCGCGTTCGAAGAGCGTGCAAGCCAGGCGCTGCAGCGCAGCCAACGGCAGAACCTGCCGCTGTGCTTGGCGATGCTCGATCTGGATCACTTCAAACAGGTCAACGACCGCCACGGCCACATCACTGGTGACGCGGTGCTGCGCGAATTCAGCCTGCTTTGCCGGCAGCGGGCGCGCGCGACCGACCTGTTCGCCCGCGTCGGCGGCGAGGAATTCATCCTGCTCCTACCGGATAGCGATCTGGAGGCCGCCGCCCAAGGTCTGGAGCGCCTGCGCACGAACCTGGCCGAGCGCAATCTGCAGGGCCTGCGCATCAGTGTCAGCATCGGCCTGGCCGAGTGGCGCCCTGGTGAAACCCTGGAGCAGTTGCAGCAACGCGCCGACACGGCGCTTTACGCCGCCAAGGTCGCGGGCCGTGATCGTCTGATGCGGGCGACCTGA
- a CDS encoding TFIIB-type zinc ribbon-containing protein, which translates to MHCPACRTARLQPAKLEDGLLGHGCLQCSGTLVSLLHYRDWAERQPAQETPTELAAQAEVGETTHALSCPKCAKLMGKFQISGTRANRLDLCGSCDEAWLDSGEWQLLKALELSHKMPAIFTEAWQRQVRQQASEEARRERFSRIAGEEAIARADEIRVWLKDHPQRRELLFYIGHD; encoded by the coding sequence ATGCATTGCCCCGCCTGCCGTACCGCTCGCCTGCAACCGGCCAAACTCGAAGATGGCCTGCTTGGCCATGGCTGCCTGCAGTGCTCGGGCACCCTGGTCAGCCTGCTGCATTACCGCGACTGGGCCGAGCGTCAGCCGGCGCAGGAGACGCCAACGGAGCTGGCTGCGCAAGCCGAAGTGGGTGAAACCACCCACGCCCTGAGCTGCCCCAAATGCGCCAAGTTGATGGGCAAGTTCCAGATCAGCGGCACTCGCGCCAACCGCCTGGATCTCTGCGGCAGCTGCGACGAAGCCTGGCTGGACAGCGGTGAATGGCAACTGCTCAAGGCGCTGGAGCTGAGCCACAAGATGCCGGCGATCTTTACCGAGGCCTGGCAACGTCAGGTGCGTCAGCAGGCCAGCGAAGAGGCGCGGCGCGAGCGCTTCAGCCGTATCGCCGGCGAAGAGGCCATCGCCCGTGCCGACGAAATCCGCGTCTGGCTCAAGGATCATCCGCAGCGGCGTGAGCTGCTGTTCTACATCGGCCACGACTGA
- a CDS encoding DUF3301 domain-containing protein: MINLFDVFLLMLFAAACAWLWRGHGIRERALAFAKQHCAKFDVELLDGAVALRRLAILRDGKGYRRLARLYDFEFTVTGEQRLRGHLSMFGPHLGHIELEPHPVLEPQPEPVSVQSSGNVIRLEDWRRKA; the protein is encoded by the coding sequence ATGATCAACCTGTTCGATGTCTTCCTGCTGATGCTCTTCGCCGCCGCCTGCGCCTGGCTGTGGCGCGGCCATGGCATTCGCGAACGTGCGCTGGCATTCGCCAAACAGCACTGCGCCAAGTTCGATGTCGAGCTGCTCGACGGCGCCGTGGCCTTGCGGCGCCTGGCCATCCTGCGCGACGGCAAGGGCTATCGACGCCTGGCGCGGCTCTACGATTTTGAATTCACCGTCACGGGCGAACAGCGCCTGCGCGGCCATCTGAGCATGTTCGGCCCGCACCTGGGGCATATCGAGCTGGAACCGCACCCGGTGCTGGAGCCGCAGCCCGAACCGGTTTCGGTGCAGAGTTCAGGTAACGTCATCCGCCTGGAAGACTGGCGGCGCAAGGCCTGA
- a CDS encoding alpha/beta fold hydrolase yields MHLLPWSYDTSAGFTLRGWHTPPSGKPLLHFLHGNGYCGRVYTPMLALLAEDFDLWLCDVQGHGDSDHGGRFHGWNRSAELAVEAFDTQRGQFGEVPRFALGHSFGGVLTSLILARHPELFQRAVLLDPVLFSPAMIGVMALSDVVGLAQRTGMAKKAQKRRRQWSDRASAHAALHGRGMFRGWDEAAFDAYIEHALKDVEGGVELKCRPSREAEIFGSFPRRLWPSLARVTTPTEVIHGARTYPFVAKSVARWCASNAHVRGQVVPGGHCFMQEQPADSAARVSDFLLQRG; encoded by the coding sequence ATGCACCTGCTGCCCTGGTCTTATGACACGTCTGCTGGTTTCACCCTGCGCGGCTGGCACACGCCGCCGTCGGGCAAGCCGCTGCTGCATTTCCTGCACGGTAATGGCTATTGCGGACGCGTTTACACACCGATGCTGGCCCTGCTGGCCGAGGACTTCGATCTCTGGTTGTGCGACGTGCAGGGCCATGGCGACAGCGATCATGGCGGCCGCTTCCATGGCTGGAACCGCAGCGCCGAGCTGGCGGTGGAGGCCTTTGACACCCAGCGTGGACAGTTCGGCGAGGTGCCACGTTTTGCCCTCGGCCACAGCTTCGGCGGGGTGCTCACCAGCCTGATCCTGGCGCGTCATCCCGAACTGTTCCAGCGCGCGGTGCTGCTCGACCCGGTGCTGTTCAGCCCGGCGATGATTGGTGTGATGGCGCTGTCCGACGTGGTTGGCCTGGCGCAGCGCACCGGCATGGCGAAGAAGGCACAGAAGCGCCGTCGGCAATGGTCGGATCGGGCCAGCGCACATGCCGCGTTGCATGGCCGTGGCATGTTCCGCGGCTGGGACGAGGCAGCTTTCGACGCCTATATCGAGCATGCGCTGAAGGATGTGGAGGGCGGCGTCGAACTCAAGTGCCGGCCGAGCCGCGAGGCCGAGATATTCGGCTCCTTCCCGCGTCGCCTGTGGCCGTCGTTGGCCAGGGTGACGACGCCGACCGAGGTGATCCATGGTGCGCGCACTTACCCCTTCGTCGCCAAGTCCGTGGCGCGCTGGTGCGCGAGCAATGCGCATGTGCGTGGGCAGGTGGTGCCGGGTGGACACTGCTTCATGCAGGAGCAGCCCGCCGATAGCGCCGCGCGAGTGAGCGATTTTCTGCTGCAGCGCGGCTGA